One segment of Urocitellus parryii isolate mUroPar1 chromosome 5, mUroPar1.hap1, whole genome shotgun sequence DNA contains the following:
- the Desi1 gene encoding desumoylating isopeptidase 1: MEPPNLYPVKLYVYDLSKGLARRLSPIMLGKQLEGIWHTSIVVHKDEFFFGSGGISSCPPGGTLLGPPDSVVDVGSTEVTEEIFLEYLSSLGESLFRGEAYNLFEHNCNTFSNEVAQFLTGRKIPSYITDLPSEVLSTPFGQALRPLLDSIQIQPPGGNAVGRPNGQS, encoded by the exons ATGGAGCCGCCGAATCTCTATCCGGTGAAGCTCTACGTGTACGACCTGTCCAAGGGCTTGGCCCGGCGGCTCAGCCCCATCATGCTGG GGAAACAACTGGAAGGCATCTG GCACACCTCCATAGTTGTGCACAAGGATGAGTTCTTCTTTGGCAGTGGCGGTATCTCCAGCTGTCCCCCG GGAGGGACATTGCTTGGGCCCCCAGATTCTGTGGTTGATGTGGGGAGCACAGAAGTTACAGAAGAAATCTTTCTGGAGTACCTGTCCTCCCTGGGGGAGTCTCTGTTCCG AGGTGAAGCCTATAACCTCTTTGAACACAACTGTAACACCTTCAGCAACGAAGTGGCACAGTTCCTGACTGGGCGGAAAATCCCTTCTTACATCACTGACCTGCCCTCTGAAGTTCTCTCCAC GCCCTTCGGACAGGCACTCCGACCGCTCCTGGACTCCATCCAGATCCAGCCTCCTGGAGGGAACGCTGTGGGCAGACCCAATGGCCAGAGCTAA